The genomic DNA CGCAGCCTGTGCCTTATCGCGGCCTCAAGAGCAGGATCAGGGGATGATCCGGTTGTATTTGGAGCCTTCCAGCGTCGCGCCCAGGATCAGCCCGGCTTGGCCAAAGACCACGGCGATAACCGGTGCCAGCGCGGTGAGCGTCTCGGCAGAGAGGTTGCCAGCATTGTCGTTCAACGCATATTCGGCATCCGCGCCCACCGACCAGCCGGTCGAGGTGCGAAACTCGCGCAGCGCCGCCGGGGTCATGAAAAACAGCGCATGGGCATATTGCTGTGCCCCGATCTGCAAGCCGAAGTTGGCCTGGATCGCGTTGTAGTAATCGACCGTCACATTATCGATCCGCAGCGCCCCGCGCCCGTAGCTGCCACCCACGCCAAAGCCCGCCTTGGTGACCAGCGGCATATAGAGCACGCCCGCCGCCTTCTGCTCGAGTTCGGCCGTGCCGGGGTAACGCGAGAACAGGTAGTTCCGCGTGCTGTTCACCCGCGCGTCGATCTTCGCGCCATTGTTGGTGCCCACGCCATTGCCGCAGGCCGAAAGCGCGGTGGTCGCACCAAGCCCTGCAAGAAATACACGTCGATTGGGGAATTTGCTCATGGTATCCGCCTGTCCTTAAGCCTCACCCGGCTGTTTTCGCCGGTTTTGTCTATCTATAGGGGCGTCAGGCAGGCTTGTCACCACAAGTTGAGGTGATATGGGCGGTTTTTGGCCGTTGCCCCGTGCCTTGCAGGCGCAACTTGGCAGGCAGTATCGGCAGGTTTGTTTTTAACGCGCCAGACGTGGGCTACCCCGCCTTCAGCCGCCTTGCCATCCGCGGCGCGAAATAGGTCAGCACCCCCATGCACCCGGCGCGTTTGAAGGCCATCAGGCTCTCCACCATCACCTTCTCGCCGTCGATCCAACCGTTCGCCGCCGCCGCCTCGATCATCGCGTATTCGCCGCTCACCTGATAGGCGAAGGTCGGCGCGCCGAAGCTGTCGCGCACCCGGCGGATGATATCGAGATAGGGCAGGCCGGGTTTGACCATCACCATGTCGGCCCCTTCAGCAAGGTCGCGCTGCACCAGCCGCAAGGCCTCGTCACTGTTGGCCGGGTCCATCTGATAGGTGTTCTTGTCGCCGGTGAGCGCTGCCGAGGCCCCCACCGCATCACGGAACGGCCCATAGAAGGCAGAGGCATATTTGGCCGCGTAGCTGAGGATAGAGACCTTGCTGTGCCCGGCCTCCTCCAGCGCAGAACGGATCGCGCCAATCCGCCCGTCCATCATGTCTGACGGGCCCAGAATGTCGGCCCCAGCCTCGGCCTGCGCCAGCGCCATCTTCACCAGCGCCTCAACCGTCTCGTCGTTGACGATCTCGCCCTCCACCACAAAGCCGTCATGGCCGTTGATGTTGTAGGGGTCGAGCGCGATGTCGGTCATCACCGCAACCTCGGGCGCAGCCGCCTTGATCGCGCGGATCGCTCGGTTGGTCAGGTTCTCGGGATCCCAGGCCATGGCGCAATCTTCCGTTCGCGCTTCTGGGCCGGTGTAGGGAAAGAGGCAGATCGCCGGAATACCAAGGCTCGCAGCCTCCTGCGCCGCCTCGGCCACCAGATCCACCGTCAGCCGCTCCACGCCCGGCATCGAGGGCACCGCAGTGCGCTCGCCCTCGCCATCGCGCAGAAACACCGGCCAGATCAGATCATCGACGGTCACCGCATTCTCGCGCACCAATCCCCGCATGGCAGGGCTCGTTCGGGTGCGCCGCAGACGTGCAGCAGGGTAGGGGGCGACGGTAGGACGCATGGGATTGCCTCGTTTTTCAGCCACACAAGCGGGTGCCATGGATTTTGCGCCGCGACAAGGCTTCCATTCCCGGCAAAGCTGGCTAGATTGCGCCAACTTCGACAAAAGGTCACAACAGGCCGAAGGGGCAGAAACAGGTGCTGGACTGGTACGAAACCGTATTCGAACTGATCGACATGCGGTCGTTCTCCAACCTGTGGTATTGGATTGCGCTGGCGGTGATGTGGTCCACCTCCTCGCATTTCGTCCTCGGCGTGCCGTGGGATCTGGTGCAAAGGGCCAAGCGCAACGGCGGCGATGCCGAGGCTGACCTGCATGACATGGTCCGCGTCAACGTAAACCGCATCCTCTACATCGCAGATCAGGCCGGCCTCTGGCTGATCGCCATCACCTTCTTCACCCTGTCCTCACTGGCCATCATCGGCTTCTGGTATGCGTCAGAGTTTAGCCAAGCGGTGTTCCTGATGGCCGCGCCCATGAGCCTCGTGCTGGGCCTTGGCGTGCGCTGCGCCCGCGGGATTCGCGCCGCCGATGGCGAGGGTCTCTATGACAGGATGCACCGGCAACGCTTCATCACCCAAGTGATCGGCGTGCTGTCGATTTTCGTCACCGCGCTCTGGGGCATGGCCCAGAACATGTCGATCGGCGCTATCTGAAGGTATTGGCGCCGGAGCCTGCCTGCGCCGCCCTTAGCTCTCTTCGCGCTCGAAGAAAGCCCGCACCTTAGGCCCGATCCACGCCCAAAGAGAGGGCGCCCCACGCTCCATCGTCGGCCGCAACCGGGCCTCCACGCGGGCATAATCCACGCCGTATGGCGTCCAACTGGCCCCGCCATTGGCGAGGTTGAGCAGCGGAGGCTGAAACCGGTCGAGCGCCTTGGCAAACCGCGCATCCGGCGTCTCTGCGGCTTCAAACTCGTCCCAAAGCGCGCGCAGCTCCGCGCCCTGATCGTCCGGCAGCATCCCGAAGATCCGGTCGGCCGCCTTGCGCTCTGCCGCCTCAATCGCCTCCTGGTCCAGACCGGCCTCAAAGATCGGCGCATCACCCGCGTCGATCTCCACAAGGTCATGGATCAGCGCCATCCGGATCACCCGGTCAATCTGCACCCCCTCAGGGGCCTCGCGCTCCAGTACCAGCGCCGCCAGCGCAAGATGCCAACTGTGCTCGCCGGAGTTTTCGTAGCGCGTCCCATCCGCCAGCTTCGAGGCCCGCTCGACCGAGCGCAGCTTGCACGCCTCGGTCAGGAAGGCCGCCTGCTGGTCAAGATCCGAGCTCAATGGCCATCATCCATAAGCTTCGGCCCGGTGTCCTTGGCCAGAAATCCCTGCTTGATCTGCTCATCCAAAAACTGCCGCGCCCGCCGCTCTGCAAGGCGCACGCGAACCGAGGTCATGAAGGTCTCTTCCATCGTGGTCGAGGAGGTGCCCAGTTTCTTGGCCACGGCACGAATAACCTCGTCCTCGTCGCCCAGCTTGGCCGCGTGGGCGATGGTGTCTTTCGCCAGATTGTCTGCAAGGTCTTCCAAAACGCCCATGGCTGCTCTCCCGGCTGTTTGTGATGGCCGTATTTGCTTGGAAAGCGCCGCCAAGTGCAACCCCTGCACCACGCCCCTCGTGCTGGCATGGCAACCGCCCTTTCTGGGTGCAAAAAGTAGTGACGCTGCGTCTCTTTGGCGTGCAGCCCGAATGGTCCTGCCCACGGCACGGCCCTGCCAGAGTTCGGTCGCATTTCTGAGGCTGAAGTGCCGCTGTTCGTACAGTACAGGCGGCAAGGGCACTCTCTGGTCGCATCAGGAGGAGTGAGCAAAATGAATGCCCATGCGGTCGTCGCGGCCTGTTTCGCGCTATGTTGCGCTGCCATCTCTCTCAGCCTCGGAGTGGCCGAGATCATCCTTCTGAGCACGATGGATCAAGGCCTGCCCGCTGCCGGGCTGATGGCCGCAGGCGTGGCCGGATATGTCGCCGGGCAATCCTATGCACGCCGCATCGGGCAGGGCCCGGCAGGCCCCGCGCTTCTGGGGCATCTGGGGGTCATGGCTGCTGTGCTCTTCGCGCTGGCGATCTGGCAGCCCATGCTCTTCACCGGGCTCTTCGGGGAGGCCGCGCCAGTGCCCTTGCTCCAGACCTTGCCGGCGCAACTCACCTACGGCCTCACCCTCGCCGCGCTCTGCCTCGCGCTCGCAACCTTCCGCTCCGGCGCGCGCCACGCGCTTGAGCGTGATATTCAGGCGGGCACGCGGCCCACCTGACATTCGTTCGCTTTAGCGGCTGGTCTCTGTCAGGCGGCGGCGCACATAGCCGTCAACCTCGCCCAGCATCTCATCCATATACGGGTCTTCAAAGAAGTGCCCGGCACCCTCAATCTCGGTGTGGGTGATGGTGATGCCCTTCTGCTCATGCAGCTTGTCCACCAGCGTATGGGTGTCCTTCGGCGGCGCAACGCGGTCGGCGGTGCCGTTCAGGATCAGGCCCGAGCTGGGGCAGGGCGCAAGGAACGAGAAGTCATACATATTGGCAGGCGGGCTGACGCTGATGAACCCGGTGATCTCGGGCCGCCGCATCAGCAGCTGCATCCCGATCCACGCGCCAAAGGAAAAGCCCGCAACCCAGCAATGCTTGGCATTGGTGTTCATCGACTGCAGGTAATCCAGCGCCGAGGCAGCATCGGAAAGCTCGCCAATCCCCTGATCATACTCCCCCTGAGAGCGCCCCACGCCGCGAAAGTTGAAGCGCAGCACGGTGAAGCCCATTTTGTGGAAGGTATAATGCAGGTTATAGACGACCCGGTTGTTCATCGTCCCGCCAAACTGCGGATGCGGATGCAGGATGATCGCGATGGGCGCATCTTTTACCGGCTGTGGATGATACCGGCCTTCGAGCCGACCCTCCGGGCCGGGGAAAATCACTTCGGGCATACCTGACCTTTTTTGTCCTCTTTTATGCCCGGGGGCGGTTGACGCTTTCGCGGGCTCAATCTAGAATTATTCTAAATCGGCGCGAACCCACCCGGACGGGTGCGATGGAGGTAATTGCCAAAGCCTTCCTCGTCAATGCAATTTGGCCTTTCAGTGGCCCTCAGCCAAAAGGATCGGAACTTTGAAGCTTTCGACCAAAGGACGCTATGCGATGGTTGCGCTCGCAGATCTGGCCATGGCGCAGGCCGGGCCGGAGGGGGGCGGGCTGGTCTCGCTCGCCGAAATCTCCAAACGGCAGAACATCTCGCTCTCCTATCTTGAGCAGCTTTTCGTCAAGCTCCGCCAAGCCGGGCTGGTCGAAAGCGTGCGCGGGCCGGGCGGCGGCTATCGCCTCGCGCGCAAACCGGCAGAGATCCGCGTGTCCGAGGTGCTGGAAGCGGTGGATGAAACCGTCAGCGCGTTGCACACCGGGGCAGGGGCCAAGGGCGCCGTTTCGGGCTCCAAGGCGCAAAGCCTCGTGAACCGGCTGTGGGAGGGGCTCTCGGCCCATGTCTACGTTTACCTGCACCAGGCCACGCTTGAGTCGGTGATCCAAAAGCCCATGGCCACATGCCCGGCCGTGCCCGATTTCTTTCTGGTGGTCGATGAGGAACAGGCGGAGGCCGAAGCGTGAGTTCTGCGCCCCGCCAAGGCAAGTTCACCGCAAATGTGGTGACCCCGTTGGTAACCGGGGCTGCGCCCTTCGTGCGGCGTTTCTCTGACTCCGCCGACACCGTCGGCATGGATGAGGGCTTGTCGCTGCAATACCTCCACCGCCGGGTGGCTGAAGGGGTGAACGCGCGGCGGCGTGCGTCTTGGCTGTTTGGGCGGCTCTACAACGCGATGACCGGGTCCAATCCTGCACAGGTCGAGTTGAGCGGCGCAGTGCTGCTGACGGTAACGCGCGTATTGGGGCATGACCGCCCCGAGGGCGTGGTTGCGGCCAGCCGGCTCTCCTTGCCGCTGGAGGCCGCCGAGCGTCTGTTGGCTGATTATACCGCCGCGGTGAAAAGCCGGGGGCTCGTGGCATGAGCCGAACCTACCTCGATTACAACGCCACCGCTCCGCTTCTGCCGGAGGCCGGCGCCGCGATGCTTCAGGCGATGGAAATTGCGGGTAACCCCTCTTCCGTCCACGCCGAAGGCCGCGCCGCCAAGGCTGCGGTCGAGCGGGCGCGCGCACAGGTGGCGGCGGGCGTTGGCTGCAAGCCGCAGGAGGTCGTTTTTACCGGTGGCGCAACCGAGGCCGCGCAGGTTCTGGCCGGTGGCGCGGTGGTGGATCCCACCGCCCATGATGCGCTCTGGGCCCACAACGCGCCCGAGGGCCGGATCTACGCGATGGGGCTGGCCAACAGCGAAACCGGGGTGATCTCGGAGGTGCCGCAGGAGCGCCCCTGCGAGTTGCTGCTGCTCGACGTAACCCAGGCCGTGGGCCGCATCCCCTTCGCCTTCGGATGGTCGGGCGCCGATCTGGCGATCCTCTCGGCCCACAAGCTGGGCGGCCCCAAGGGCGTGGGCGCCCTGATCGTCCGTGAAGGGCTCGACATTGCACCGCTGCTTAAGGGCGGCGGGCAGGAAATGGGCCGCCGCTCCGGCACCGAAAACGTGATTGGAATCGCGGGCTTCGGGGCTGCGGTTGAAGTGGCGCAAAAGCGGCTAGAGGCGGGCGATTGGGCGCGCGTCGCGCAGGTCCGCGACAAATTGGAAGCGATGGTGGAAGAGGCCGCGCCGGAAGCCATATTCGTAGGGCAAGAGGCCAGTGACGGCCCGGGGCGCCTGCCCAACACCAGCTGCTTCGCCCTGCCGGGCTGGAAGGGTGAGACCCAGGTGATGTCGATGGACCTTGCCGGTTTTGCTATCTCCGCTGGCTCCGCCTGCTCCTCGGGCAAGGTGAAAGAAAGCCGGGTGCTCCGCGCCATGGGGTTTGATGAGCCGACCGCCCGCTCGGCCATCCGGGTCTCGCTGGGGCCGGACACAACCGAAGAAGATATCGCCCGCTTCGCCAAGAGCTGGGCCGCCGCCTACAGGAAACACCAGGCGCGGGTCGCGTGAAGAACGCACCCCAAGCCGTTGAAAGGAAAGACGATGAACGATCTTGACGTGAAAGAAGGCGTGGACGCCGAAACCGTTGAAGCCGTGAAGGCCATGGGGGCCTACAAATACGGCTGGAACACCGATATCGAGATGGATTTCGCCCCGATGGGGCTGAACGAAGAGATCGTCCGCCTGATCTCCGCCAACAACGGCGAGCCGGAGTGGATGACCGACTGGCGTCTCGAAGCCTACCGCCGCTGGCTGCAAATGGAAGAGCCCGACTGGGCCATGGTCGACTACCCCGAGATCAACTTCCAAAACCAGTATTACTACGCCAAACCCGCTTCGATGAAGGAGAAGCCCAAGTCGCTTGACGAGGTCGATCCGGCGCTGCTGGCCACCTACGAAAAGCTCGGTATCCCGCTGAAAGAACAGATGATTCTGGCGGGCGTCGAGGGGGCCGATGAGGCTCCGGCAGAAGGCCGCAAGGTCGCCGTCGATGCGGTGTTCGATAGCGTCAGCGTGGGCACCACCTTCAAGGCCGAACTCGCCAGCAAGGGCGTGATCTTCTGCTCCATCTCCGAGGCCATCAAGGAGCACCCTGAGCTTGTGAAGAAGTATCTCGGCTCGGTCGTCCCGCAGGCCGACAACTTCTATGCCTGCCTCAACTCGGCGGTCTTCTCGGATGGCAGCTTCGTCTACGTCCCCCCCGGCGTGCGCTGCCCGATGGAGCTTTCCACTTACTTCCGCATCAACGCCGAAAACACCGGCCAATTCGAGCGCACGCTCATCATCTGCGACAAGAACGCCTACGTGAGCTACCTAGAAGGATGCACCGCGCCCCAGCGCGACACCTCGCAGCTGCACGCCGCCGTGGTCGAGATCGTGGTGATGGACGACGCCGAGGTGAAGTATTCCACCGTGCAAAACTGGTTCCCCGGCGACGAGAACGGCAAGGGCGGCATCTACAACTTCGTCACCAAGCGGGCCGATTGCCGCGGCGACCGCGCCAAGGTGATGTGGACGCAGGTGGAAACCGGCTCTGCCGTGACCTGGAAGTACCCCAGCTGCATTCTGCGCGGTGACGAAAGCCAGGGCGAGTTCTACTCCATCGCCATCACCAACAACATGCAGCAGGCCGACACCGGCACCAAGATGGTCCACCTCGGCAAGAACACCCGCAGCCGGATCGTCTCCAAGGGCATCAGCGCGGGCAAGGCGCAAAACACCTATCGGGGCCTCGTCTCGATGCACCCCAAGGCCAAGGAAAGCCGCAACTATACCCAGTGCGACAGCCTCCTCATCGGCTCCGACTGCGGCGCCCACACCGTGCCCTACATCGAGGTCAAAAATAACAGCAGCCGCGTTGAGCACGAGGCCACCACATCGAAGGTGGACGACGACCAGCTCTTCTACTGCCGCCAGCGCGGCATGGACGAAGAGGAGGCCGTCGCGCTCGTGGTCAACGGCTTCTGCAAAGAGGTGCTGCAAGCCCTGCCGATGGAATTCGCCATGGAAGCCCAACAGCTTGTGGCGATCTCGCTGGAAGGGTCGGTGGGGTGACACACGATCAACTCGCCTCAGCTTTGAAGCAGATGTGGGAGGCGGCCCCGGATGGTTCGAGAACTCCACAGATGCATCTCTTCGGAATTCGCTATGCGAGAGAACTTGAAGGGATGACCATTCGCGAACTGGGCGAGATCGCCGAAAGCGCTGTTCTGAAGGCCAGCTACGGTACGGAGCTTTCCAAAATGGTGAAGCTCGCTGAATTCGTGTCGGAGAAGTGAAATGATCACCACCACCACCCCCTCCGTCGAGGGCAAGTCCATCACCGGCTACAAGGGCATCGTCACCGGCGAGGCCATCCTTGGGGCCAATATCTTCCGTGATCTCTTCGCTGGCATCCGCGACATCGTCGGCGGGCGTTCGGCGGCCTATGAGCAGGAGCTGGGCAAGGCCCGGATGACCGCCCTGCGCGAGATGGAAGAGCGCGCCGCCGAGCTTGGCGCAACAGCGGTGGTCGGCGTCGATCTCGACTATGAGGTCATCAACAACATGCTGATGGTCTCGGCCTCCGGCACCGCTGTCACCCTCTCATAAACAAGGCCGCCCCATGCTTCCCTCCGCCTCCAACAGCCCCCGCTTGCGGCTCGCCCCGCCGGCATCGGCGCGCATCCCCCGGGATGTCGCGGGCGGAACTGTGCTGGCGGCAAATCCGGCGGTGGCCCGCGTCTCGAAATGGGGCCAAGAGGGCCGAAATGTGTCGCTCACAGGGTCGCCTCGTCCTCGTTTCGTGACGTCCAAACCAAAATCCCGCCCCAATCGTTTGGTAAACAGTTCGTTAACGCGAGAGTTGAACACCGAGGCACCCAGGGGTCGTGGCAAACACCGAAACCTTCCAGAACCGGATAAAACGGATCAACAAGGGCAAGCAGTGGGCGCCCGATGGGGTCGTGCACACGCCGGTGCAGGCACAGACCCGCAAGGGGCGTCACGGGCCGATCGCGCGGTTTTTTCACACGGTTTCGCTGCCCATGGCCTTTGGTATCGGCCTGATCGCCATGAGCATCGCCCGCTATGCCCGCCTTGCGGTCAGCGGTCTGCCCGAGGGTGGCAATGTGCTGACAGAAACGCTGCTGATAGATGCGGTTCTGGCTCTGGTCCTCAGTTTCGTTCTGGCCCAGATCGTTTCGATGCGCTCGATTCCGCAGGTCATCGTGTCCGCCCTCGGCGTCTCTGCCGGGGCAATGACAATGCATATGGCGGTGCATCGCGCGCCCGATCTCTTCATGCAGGTCTTCGGCCCGGCCTGGGTGAATGCGGTGGTCACCACGACCGACCCAAACATGGTGCTCTACGGGCACCTGCTGCAGCGCCTGCCGGTGTAACCGCAGCGCCCGGCCCGGCCGGCAACGGCCTATCGAAATTCGCACCGGCTCACAAGCCGGCACTCACACACACCCGGCGCCCCTTCGGGCGGTCGGGCATCCGCATATGAAAAGGTAAGAAAATGTTGGAAATCAAAAACCTCCACGTCAAACTTGAAGAAGAGGACAAGCAGATCCTCAAGGGTGTCGACCTCACCGTCGAAACCGGCAAGGTGCACGCCATCATGGGCCCCAACGGCTCTGGCAAATCCACGCTCTCCTATGTGCTCGCAGGCCGTGAAGGCTATGAAGTCACCGAAGGCAGCGCGATCATGGAGGGCGCCAACCTTCTGGAGCTCGAAACCGAAGAGCGCGCCGCCGAGGGTCTGTTCCTCGCCTTCCAATACCCGGTCGAAATTCCGGGCGTCAGCAACATGACCTTCCTGCGCACCGCCGTAAACGCGCAGCGCAAGGCGCGTGGCGAAGAAGAGATGAGCGCAACCGATTTCCTCAAGGAGGTGCGCGCGCAGGCCAAATCCCTCCAGATCGACGCCGACATGCTGAAGCGCCCGGTCAACGTGGGCTTCTCCGGCGGCGAGAAAAAGCGCAACGAAATCCTGCAAATGGCCATGCTGGCTCCCAAGATGTGCATCTTGGACGAAACCGACTCCGGCCTCGATGTTGACGCCATGAAACTGGTGGCCGAAGGCGTGAACGCGCTGCGCTCCGAGGGCCGCAGCTTCCTCGTCATCACCCACTACCAGCGCCTGCTGGATCACATCAAACCCGATGTGGTGCACATCATGGCCGATGGCCGCATCGTCAAAAGCGGCGGCCCCGAGCTGGCGCTTGAGGTTGAAAACAACGGTTACGCCGACATTCTGGCGGAGATGGCCTGATGGCAGTGCAATCCCGAAAAGACGTCATGGCCGCCGACCGCCGGGCACAGGCAGAGGCCCGTCTGGCCGCTACGCCCATGCCCGCCGCCGCTGGCTGGTCTGCCGCGCCGCGCCAAGAGGCTCTGAGCCGCCTCATCGACCTCGGCCTGCCGCATCGGCGCGATGAGTATTGGAAGTTCACCAACCCGACCACGCTCAGCCAGCCCGAGCCGGTCGAGGCCGCCACTTTCGATCCGCAGGAAACCCTGATCTTCGGCGATGTCGACAGGCTGCACCTCACCTTCGTCGATGGTGTGTTCGATCCCGATGCCTCCGACAGCCTCGAAGGCGAGGGGATTGAAATCGCAAGGCTGTCCGAGGCCGAAGGTGCCGATATCCACTGGGCCCAAGGGCTCTATGGTGCGCTGGAGGCCCGTGGCCAAAGCCCCGTGGCCCGCCCGCTCGCCGCGCTCAACACCGCGCTGGCCACCGATGGCATCCTGATCCGCGCAACCGACGTGGTGAAGAAGCCGGTCCACATCACCTACCTGCACCAGCAAACCGCCTCCGACGCGATTCTGCATCACGTCATCAAGGTGGAAAAAGGCGCAGAGCTGACCCTGCTGGAAAACGGCCCCGCCGCAGCCCGGTTCAACAAGGTGATGGAGGTGGACGTGGCCGATACAGGCACCTT from Oceanicola sp. D3 includes the following:
- the sufC gene encoding Fe-S cluster assembly ATPase SufC; protein product: MLEIKNLHVKLEEEDKQILKGVDLTVETGKVHAIMGPNGSGKSTLSYVLAGREGYEVTEGSAIMEGANLLELETEERAAEGLFLAFQYPVEIPGVSNMTFLRTAVNAQRKARGEEEMSATDFLKEVRAQAKSLQIDADMLKRPVNVGFSGGEKKRNEILQMAMLAPKMCILDETDSGLDVDAMKLVAEGVNALRSEGRSFLVITHYQRLLDHIKPDVVHIMADGRIVKSGGPELALEVENNGYADILAEMA
- a CDS encoding Rrf2 family transcriptional regulator, with the translated sequence MKLSTKGRYAMVALADLAMAQAGPEGGGLVSLAEISKRQNISLSYLEQLFVKLRQAGLVESVRGPGGGYRLARKPAEIRVSEVLEAVDETVSALHTGAGAKGAVSGSKAQSLVNRLWEGLSAHVYVYLHQATLESVIQKPMATCPAVPDFFLVVDEEQAEAEA
- a CDS encoding component of SufBCD complex; the encoded protein is MLDWYETVFELIDMRSFSNLWYWIALAVMWSTSSHFVLGVPWDLVQRAKRNGGDAEADLHDMVRVNVNRILYIADQAGLWLIAITFFTLSSLAIIGFWYASEFSQAVFLMAAPMSLVLGLGVRCARGIRAADGEGLYDRMHRQRFITQVIGVLSIFVTALWGMAQNMSIGAI
- a CDS encoding alpha/beta hydrolase encodes the protein MPEVIFPGPEGRLEGRYHPQPVKDAPIAIILHPHPQFGGTMNNRVVYNLHYTFHKMGFTVLRFNFRGVGRSQGEYDQGIGELSDAASALDYLQSMNTNAKHCWVAGFSFGAWIGMQLLMRRPEITGFISVSPPANMYDFSFLAPCPSSGLILNGTADRVAPPKDTHTLVDKLHEQKGITITHTEIEGAGHFFEDPYMDEMLGEVDGYVRRRLTETSR
- the sufD gene encoding Fe-S cluster assembly protein SufD translates to MAVQSRKDVMAADRRAQAEARLAATPMPAAAGWSAAPRQEALSRLIDLGLPHRRDEYWKFTNPTTLSQPEPVEAATFDPQETLIFGDVDRLHLTFVDGVFDPDASDSLEGEGIEIARLSEAEGADIHWAQGLYGALEARGQSPVARPLAALNTALATDGILIRATDVVKKPVHITYLHQQTASDAILHHVIKVEKGAELTLLENGPAAARFNKVMEVDVADTGTFHHIRAQGRDHERRAASHIFARLGEESTFKSFTLTVNGVLTRNEAVIEFTGDNATAHIAGACLGDGAFHHDDTVFITHDAVNCESRQVFKKVLRNGAVGVFQGKILVKEGAQKTDGYQISQSLLLDDDSQFLAKPELEIYADDVACSHGSTTGAIDEDSLFYFLSRGIPRGEAENLLVLAFVAEAIEEIENKDLAEELTERLAAWLERHRG
- a CDS encoding YSC84-related protein, which gives rise to MSKFPNRRVFLAGLGATTALSACGNGVGTNNGAKIDARVNSTRNYLFSRYPGTAELEQKAAGVLYMPLVTKAGFGVGGSYGRGALRIDNVTVDYYNAIQANFGLQIGAQQYAHALFFMTPAALREFRTSTGWSVGADAEYALNDNAGNLSAETLTALAPVIAVVFGQAGLILGATLEGSKYNRIIP
- the sufB gene encoding Fe-S cluster assembly protein SufB, which produces MNDLDVKEGVDAETVEAVKAMGAYKYGWNTDIEMDFAPMGLNEEIVRLISANNGEPEWMTDWRLEAYRRWLQMEEPDWAMVDYPEINFQNQYYYAKPASMKEKPKSLDEVDPALLATYEKLGIPLKEQMILAGVEGADEAPAEGRKVAVDAVFDSVSVGTTFKAELASKGVIFCSISEAIKEHPELVKKYLGSVVPQADNFYACLNSAVFSDGSFVYVPPGVRCPMELSTYFRINAENTGQFERTLIICDKNAYVSYLEGCTAPQRDTSQLHAAVVEIVVMDDAEVKYSTVQNWFPGDENGKGGIYNFVTKRADCRGDRAKVMWTQVETGSAVTWKYPSCILRGDESQGEFYSIAITNNMQQADTGTKMVHLGKNTRSRIVSKGISAGKAQNTYRGLVSMHPKAKESRNYTQCDSLLIGSDCGAHTVPYIEVKNNSSRVEHEATTSKVDDDQLFYCRQRGMDEEEAVALVVNGFCKEVLQALPMEFAMEAQQLVAISLEGSVG
- a CDS encoding heavy metal-binding domain-containing protein translates to MITTTTPSVEGKSITGYKGIVTGEAILGANIFRDLFAGIRDIVGGRSAAYEQELGKARMTALREMEERAAELGATAVVGVDLDYEVINNMLMVSASGTAVTLS
- a CDS encoding HD family hydrolase encodes the protein MSSDLDQQAAFLTEACKLRSVERASKLADGTRYENSGEHSWHLALAALVLEREAPEGVQIDRVIRMALIHDLVEIDAGDAPIFEAGLDQEAIEAAERKAADRIFGMLPDDQGAELRALWDEFEAAETPDARFAKALDRFQPPLLNLANGGASWTPYGVDYARVEARLRPTMERGAPSLWAWIGPKVRAFFEREES
- the hemB gene encoding porphobilinogen synthase produces the protein MRPTVAPYPAARLRRTRTSPAMRGLVRENAVTVDDLIWPVFLRDGEGERTAVPSMPGVERLTVDLVAEAAQEAASLGIPAICLFPYTGPEARTEDCAMAWDPENLTNRAIRAIKAAAPEVAVMTDIALDPYNINGHDGFVVEGEIVNDETVEALVKMALAQAEAGADILGPSDMMDGRIGAIRSALEEAGHSKVSILSYAAKYASAFYGPFRDAVGASAALTGDKNTYQMDPANSDEALRLVQRDLAEGADMVMVKPGLPYLDIIRRVRDSFGAPTFAYQVSGEYAMIEAAAANGWIDGEKVMVESLMAFKRAGCMGVLTYFAPRMARRLKAG
- a CDS encoding cysteine desulfurase family protein, with translation MSRTYLDYNATAPLLPEAGAAMLQAMEIAGNPSSVHAEGRAAKAAVERARAQVAAGVGCKPQEVVFTGGATEAAQVLAGGAVVDPTAHDALWAHNAPEGRIYAMGLANSETGVISEVPQERPCELLLLDVTQAVGRIPFAFGWSGADLAILSAHKLGGPKGVGALIVREGLDIAPLLKGGGQEMGRRSGTENVIGIAGFGAAVEVAQKRLEAGDWARVAQVRDKLEAMVEEAAPEAIFVGQEASDGPGRLPNTSCFALPGWKGETQVMSMDLAGFAISAGSACSSGKVKESRVLRAMGFDEPTARSAIRVSLGPDTTEEDIARFAKSWAAAYRKHQARVA